The Mesorhizobium loti DNA segment AGCTGAGGGCGACAAGGCCGCGGCCCCCCGCATCCGTGATTGCATTTTCAAGCAAGGCGCGCCCGATACCCCAGCGTTGTCGTTCCAGGCGAACGGCAAGTTCCCAGACGTGCAATGTGTCGTCCTGGATCTCCGCGCTCAGGAACGCGACCGGCCGGTCGTCGTGGCCCACCGCGACCCAGCACGTGCCCTTGGCGATGAGTTCACGGTGGCGCTCGACGGTCTGGTTGTCGTCATCGGCGATCCAGGCAAGCTCTGCAATTTCACGGTAAGCCTCACCAGCCGACTGTTCGATATCGGGTAGTGCTTCCGCGTCAGCGTCTTGCGCAATTCGAATGGTGATCATGGGGTTGCCGTCGTGGCTTCCAGGGTTCTGCAGAGAATGACGTTGGAGTGTCGCTCGGGCCAATCTGCAAACTCTGCTACACGCACGAAACCGGCTTTTTCATACAGTCCTGGCGCCTGGAAATCATGGCTCTGCACCCAGATCCGCCGAACGCCTCGAGCGACGGCTTCGGCGGCGAAGGCGTTCAACAGCTCTCGCGCATAGCCGCGTCCCCTAAACGCCTCTTCGATCCACATCTGTTTGAGTT contains these protein-coding regions:
- a CDS encoding N-acetyltransferase GCN5, with protein sequence MITIRIAQDADAEALPDIEQSAGEAYREIAELAWIADDDNQTVERHRELIAKGTCWVAVGHDDRPVAFLSAEIQDDTLHVWELAVRLERQRWGIGRALLENAITDAGGRGLVALSLTTFRDVIWNAPFYQKLGFQMLDDAQAGEWLRQVLRREVEHGMPASRRCAMRLVLSET
- a CDS encoding GCN5-like N-acetyltransferase — its product is MTTLAQPKHDLSAIEIDAIEDRIYGYNRDAIGRDDAQGLGFVIRDEVGRIIGVATGYSWAGTSELKQMWIEEAFRGRGYARELLNAFAAEAVARGVRRIWVQSHDFQAPGLYEKAGFVRVAEFADWPERHSNVILCRTLEATTATP